Below is a window of Penaeus monodon isolate SGIC_2016 chromosome 26, NSTDA_Pmon_1, whole genome shotgun sequence DNA.
TTAGATTTTCTGCATTGTtcaaatgacaaataaataaacttagACAGCCCTAACTAAAGGAAGTTGCTGATGGAGAAACACCCATTGTCATAAATTTAGGAAGTTTCAGTTTGACAATAATCATATTTTAATGGAAATggaggaaagtaagaaaaatattgCAAATACAAAGTGTCAGGAATAGTAGGCACTACCAGACAGGAGGAAGAGGCCTTGGTTATGCTGATATTGgatctttttccttccttattatcTCTAAAAGTTACCATTAATAGCAGTTAAGTCTGGTATAAGTGTAAAGTGATAAGAACTAGATacaattatactttttatcattatgtttgatTCAAAGTTATACTCAAAAGAAGGTACATAACCAGATGAAAGTAAGCTTTAGTACAGAAGAAATAAACCTCTACATGATATTAAGATTAAATCTTCCTTTTATATCTCTAATGAAAATTCTGAAAATGGCTCCAAAGCTACCAGCTGTATACTCTAGCAGTGTTGGTCCCAAAATGAAAAAGTATCCACAATAAAATCTAGTAGAACTTTCTATCAGTACTGTTTTTCTGATAAATTCTGGTTCTGCTAATGGTTGCAGTAATCACTCAGCATTTAATTTCTATGTGGAGGACAATCATACAGATCTTAAAATACTACAGGTACTGACCAGCCCTGATGCCACgggatggcatgtacgtacatgccatgccctctgtgagcttaatttttaaaatgttttaacatatagatggctccacaagtattGAGTCACTAATGAACCAAGTATGAGTACTACCtgtttcacctgtttaccctgttccttgaattttgaaaatattttatattgctgttagtaatgtcaataacaataattatatttctaataattCAAAAAGCATTACTACAACATATAAGGCATTTTTACTACATTTCCCATGTGACAGTGGGTTATATAACTGTTCATTCACTTAGTGTAAAAATCAACCATAAGATCAGGCAAAGGTAATAGTATTAcactaaatttttttctctctttttaatatgactggataaatatgtacataacttCACATTGTCTTTCCAttacaaataggaaaaaaattcaaagtgcAGGGTGCTTTGAAGTTTTGTACCAAATCATTTAGCTGAACATATTCTACTATGTATTTCAgcccaatataaaaatatttcatttgttctaatattcaaattaattgtatataaaagTGAGACTAGACAAAAAGCTGGACTTGatttaaacaaagcaaaaaaatattaaatgcatTTTATTATCTAGTGTAGAATTTGGTACTGTAGGCCTCAAAGTACCCAAAAGAGAATTTTCATTAAACAACCCTTTCTTCATAAGCCAGTGCATAGAAGTTAATTAAAGCTCATTACACAAGAGGTCTAGGAATGTAATTTGTATGTACACCAGAAAATGCTTTCACATATTAGTGGGATTTTCATATCATTCTAAACCTGTAAAATTAGTTGTCTTTACATCTATATACTCCTGATATGTGACAATTACAAAAACATTTGGGTATTATGTGGACCAGAGAATCTACAGTATTATATTGGAGAGAACAAAAGACTAAAAGATTGCTATACAATTGTGCAGTGAGTAATATGGTCTTTGAACTCCACCACTCTGTACTCACATACCAAAGACATTACTGAAATGCAATGTAAAAAAGGcatgaatgaaaattatattacaatGCAAATAATGTAACACACATCTCCAAGCAACATCATCAAAACTACATGAAATTCTAAAAAAGACATAGCATTGACATGCTTGGAGCTAATCattcattcataccttctctatATTTAACAAACTCTGCTCATGGAAATGTACACTACATCTAAACAGATACCTTGAACATTTTGAAAAATtggtatagcaaaaaaaaaaaaaaaaaaaaaaaattaaacagaattttaagtaatatgtaaataattctGAAATAGATTAAATGGATTTTATAAAGTTATATGCCAAAAAAGGACTCAATAAATCTCAATTTatgtaaataacaaaattaaggtataataaatataaaatcgaCACATTAATTTCCTGGAAATTACAATctcttagtaataataaaagtatacatGAAAATACATGATATGCTGAACTGTTAGACGTAACAAGAATAAGAGACAACATCTGCACTAAAGTTAtcacttatatatacaataaacatctTGAAAGCATATCTTTCATAAAGTTCCTTTctcaaaaaagagaataaataaacagaaatttaTTACAACTTAATCATAGTCTGCAAAACAATACACATCCTATGATAAGAAGTACCATTTATTCTCACACTCTACCTAACTGATAGTCCCATTTTTGGATCTACATGGGAGATGACCTAATTACTAATCATCTTCCCAATGTCAATTATAGGCCTTGGCAGTAAAATGACCTTGCAGTTTGAATGTCACTCTAAAACTGTGAAGTGGGTAATACTAATGTAAATTCTTCAACTAACAAATGTTCACGTCTCTGTCGATTTGGCTTTCCTCATCTTGAAGAGCTGATCAGCCTGTTCAATGGCATCTGAAAGAGCCTCACAGTGCCTATGGAAGCTCTCAGGGATTTCCGAAAAGCCGTAATATGCACCTGGAGGGAAATTCACAcagattatacattataatatcagAAAAGGATATACCCTTTCACatctatgtattatttttttactacttttcccATACATTTATcactaaaaaaatttcaaatatagcCAAGTCTCACCTGCAATACTTCCAGCCATGGATGCTATGGTGTCTGTGTCACCACCAAGACTGATGGCATAGTGGATGGTCCTCAGGAAAGCATTATCAGACTAAAATACAGGAAGAATAAAGATGGCAAATTCAAACACTTATTGGATTTTGACAATAATGGTAGGTACTGCACAAACTATTGTTCTGAAGTTGGATATCTGAATACTGTTAATAATGGCATCATGTTTTCACAACttatattaattttcaaatatattttcaacACAAAAAACAGATTGCTATTaagaattattttatatcaaaatgtgtaataatatataccaaCTCTTCATGCTACATAAAATCTAACTTCTCACCTCAATATTGGTAACAGGATTTATGGCTCTGATAAAGGAGTAAATAGCAGTTGGTACCGACATGTGGGCAGAGATGTAGACCCCAAGTGTGTCCTCTACCTGGTTTTGTGTCACTGAGTTGCCTTGCTCCATCAACTCCAAAAGTTTCTCCAGCTTCTTGACATAAGTAAAAGGGTTCTCACCCTCATCTAGTATACTGTAAAGGTTGAGAAAGGATTCTGCATAACTTTTGCTATTCATCCTTAAACCACAATTTCCATCTTTCACCAACAATAATTTTAATCTTTGATGCCTGGAGGGACATAGAAACTGAGAAAGACAAAACAGAGAGTGATAAAGATACAGAGAGGGagcaaaagaaacagagagagagagagagagagagagagagagagagagagagaaagagaaagagaaagagaaagagaaagagaaagagaaagagaaagagaaagagaaagagaaagagaaagagaaagagaaagagagggagagagagagagagagagagagaaagagaaagagaaagagaaagagaaagagaaagaaagaaagaaagagaaagaaagcaaaaaaaaagtgttgacaTGTCATAACAACTCATCTTCCCTGCAAGTctgactggtcaatgcatatatgacttgagttgctgcgcttaactctatgtattgaggaggatctaTGTGACACAACAGAGAGTTGTTTAAATTTCAGATATAAAACTTTGCCATTAGGGCGTACATAAACAATAACATACTCTTACATGGGTAACTTAACAAAACAGAATTTCACCTTAGTTtaggtaatatgaggtatatAGTGGACACATAAAATAAAGTATCTTATACTAttaaccatctttgattattccaacaaaaagaaagagaaagaatgagggagagagagaagcgagaggagagagaaatggagaagagaggggagagagagagagtgaggcttGCCATACATTacatgaataattttattttgtgattcAATTATTCacataaaaagtagaaaaaaaacagcaggaTGTGTCTGTATGATTGGATCAAGGAGACAAAAGGATACAAAAGGTATGGATGGATGGGGGTATTTGTGGGTGTTCAGGTACCTTTCTTATTCTATACTATGCCCATTTACTAGTCAAAAGAGGCACCAGGAGGCTCCTACAGGACTGACTCAAGGAGAGGATGCATTTCAAATAAGCTAGCTTAGATTAAATGTTTTTAATGTTACAAGTCAAATCTAGATACATTCAGCTGACTCTAGGCTGTTTCTCTGTGTtgctggtgtgtgttttatggtaaTCCTTAAACCTAACtaaatctttgtcattattactgaaaGCTTATGGACTTGACTGAAACTGGTTTAACAAATaaagtgaaaaggagaggaaaatgttgATTGGATAATGAAAGCAGGCAACTGAAAAAAATTCACTCTAACACTTACTCATCTTCCTTTGGTGTTTCCACAGTCTTCATTTTGGTGATGAGAGATTCTATGAATTTCACTGAGTCTAGTTTGTTGGTAGGAGTGTGGAGTGCTTGGTGGACAGCCAGACACTATTGACAAATTACAACTTTGAAAATATGTGTAAAACACTAAAgggaatattaaaaaatacattagaTGTTTTGGTAATTTGACATACAACAATTAGGCTATTGCCCTAATGTTTTTTTGGGAACTGAGAGTTTTGGCCTTGTTAAACTGTTTGCAAATCTAAGCCTGAAAATTCCACTGCACTTTATCAGTTTAAATGCAATCACAACTATCTAGCTATAAAGTTCCagaatttttatcttttgttatttttcatcattattgctagcTGTATACATCATTTGTTGTTGTGGGACAAATTCAAATATTTTAGTTATAAGCATATTGAAAATAAGATAACTATTATGGAAAAAGACCAAACAGAGAAAATCATAATCACTCATTGCTAACATGGTAATCTGAACAGGTTTAATGTAATTCAAGATTCAATAAGAGACAAAGTTTCATTGCAATCTAAAATTCCATGGATAACAAGCCTTAAGCATTTACGAAAAAGCTACACTGTAATATCACCTGTAACACCGCTCCATTGTAACCGAGCCTGTTGGCATGGGTCAGAAGAGAGGAATCTTTCGCAATGTGAACTATCTCTTGGTCAGGGGCATCATAACAGAAGAGTGCAACAGGAGCAATTCTCATGGCAGCTGTGGAGGCAAAATAAGTCTTGGGTGATTGTCTCCCTCTTTCACTGACACAAAAATCAATCATTAGAataccttctcttcccttcattctaATGTCTTTAGTTTCTTCTGACAAACTATGCATGCCTTTACAAATTAAATATTTATCCAAATGCCACAAAACAGAACACTCAACATTTTCCTACACCTTGACTACAACATTCTCCAAAACTAAAATCTGGAGGGAATATACCACATGAGGGGGTTTTAGgcaggtaaaaaaaagtaaaaaaaaagtaagacttACTCTTAGTATTTTGTTATCTTTCAATCACCCAATTTTTGGgccttatttttataatattcaataacattattaattattgatgacgatgatgatgattattgatgatgatgatggtgatggtgatggtgatggttgatgattgatgattgatgatgatgatccttgAGTTCCTCACCCCCATTTCCATAAGAGCCTCGGCCACCAAACTGAATCCCAGCTGGTGCGTAGACATCCTGGAACTTTGTGGCACGGAGAGCAGCAAAGACATCAGTCACATTGGACCCATAGCCTCTCTTGGGCTCGTTATAGTACTCCTTCACAAACCTGTGAGGAGAaaacagcagtgataatgatcCTGTTGTGACACTGATTATCTTAGGGTCTCGCCAGTAATGCCAGTCCAACTCTTAACATTAAAGAACAGAGCTCGCAGCCAGGCTGGGGAGGTGATGATGTCACTGCTCGTCCTAGATCCTGATTGGATAAGGGTACCACTGCCAGTCGTAAGTGATCTGGATAACTGTTATACATCCTCACTTCACACAGACCACCATGGGGACAACGTAAATGAATCCTCCAGGGTGCAAATAACAATTTTACGAAAAGGACTTAAAATCACTGTgacaaatgaatatatgtatgtgtgtacacagacacacacacacacacacacacacacacacacacacacacacacacacacacacacacacacacacacacacacacacacacatatatatataaatattgtttaattttgtctatataaagacaaataaatatgcatatatgtacatacataaatatggaaaaaaaataaataaataaaaataaataaataaataaataaataaataaataaataatatatatatatatatatatatatatatatttaatattatataaatatatatatatatatatatatacaattaataatatatatatttatttaataatatataataattataattatatttaataatattaaatatataatataatatatatatataatatatattatatatatataatatatatatatatattaatatatatatatatatatatatatatattatatatatattaatatatatatatatatattatatatatatatatataataattatatatatatatataatatatattatatatatatattatatatatatatatatatgatatcgaaaagattaaaatattgaaaatgaatatattatgtgtatacacaaatactacaataactataacaatatatacataaacaaaaaacaaaaaactataaaaaatatataaatataacatacaatatatatatatataaatatttttaatatttttatataaagacaaataaatatctatatattacatacaataaatataaaaaaaaaaaataaaataaaaaaaaataaattaaatatcaaatatatataaatataatatatatatatacaatataaatatataatacataacatatataaataatatatatataataacatatctatatattatatatatatattattatatatattattgttttatatatatatatatatatatatatatatatatatatatatattaatatattattattatataatattataataatattatatatatattatatatatatatatatatattataatatataattaatatattatattatatatatatatatatatatattatatatctatatcatatcttatatattatatagttcatattaattactattatatatattatattattatatatatttatatatatatattatatattatatatatatatatatatatatatatatatatatatatatatatatatatatatatatatatatatatatatatatatatatatatattatacgtaggtTCATGTATACCGCCTGTCCATAGATGATACTCAATATGAGATTTTCACGATATAGTGATAGCTCTTGATAGATACTGATAGGTCAGTTACTTTCCAGAGATATGTTATTTTagcaatcattattatatatatattatacgggtGATATCAGCATGATATGATGCTtcatcatatagatattatatatatctataatatataaatatatatatatatatatataattatatatatatataattatatatatatataatataatataatatatatatatcatatatatgtatagatcatacatctatctatctatctatctatctatctatctatctatctatctatctatctatctatctatctatatatgaggccgcggtggccgagtggttagagcatcggactcaagactgtcacgacagcaatctgagttcgagggttcgagtcaccggccggcgcgttgttcccatgggcgaggaacttcacctcgattgcctacctagccactgggtgggtaagccagcccaagtcagtgccggtcccagaaccgggtaaatagagatggtgactcgataaaaacaccgggcggaaggcaacggcaaaccaccgctctaaattgccaagaaaatcatggaaatccatgattgccaacgtccttgtaggacaaggcacttgggtgggggaggggggggaatatatatatatatatatatatatatatatatatatatatatatatatatatatatatatatatatatatatatatatatacatacacacagttgtTTCATAGTTATCTGTTATGTTTGTGTTCTTTCTCAacaatatctttataataatgattgtataataatatatgaattttttctACTTATAATCTTAACTTGTAATACACGGCCTAATAGGcattaattaaaaatgtaatcCCTAATGGATATTTTTCTGAATTGAATATGCTCTGCACAGGCACATTACACTTTTTCGTTAATGTTAACAGTTGGGTTGGTGTTGCCAAAGAGGCCCTTAGTTATTAAAATGATAACCctgattaaaaaagaagaaaaataaataaataataataacaaaaaatggatGGCAGAAATTTTCTATATACAAACCTAATCAGAGATACTCACTTTTTGGCCATGTCTGTTGCACAATAACCTTTTTCATCTATTAGGGACTGTGCAACACACCTTGTCATGGCTGTGTCATCAGTGTACTGCTTGTAGGGAACTGCAAGACATAAtttagttgataaaaaaaattatatataaataaaaagtaataacaatgacttttttcttttttctttttaaatattaaccaagccaatacatacaaacaatatagttacaattgtcatatgttaattaaagtttaaaatcaCAGAAGGGAAAATGTATGTATCAGTATAGGAGCTGATGATTACAAGGACAtagtacagtaaaataataataataataataataaataatagcatgTCAACATAAAGGCTAGGACACATACCTACCATATCATAATAACCTataccaataatattaaaatataacaataccaTTTACAAtgataaatttaacaataatgagAACAGCATGgtcaaattcaaaataaaattataattaatagcaattataatagcaAAAGTCAAAATGTTTAAAGCCTCATAAACAACTAGTTTTGAAGCTGCATACAACATACGTACCCTTGAGTCCTGGATCTGCTAGCCTCCTGAAGTACGAGTTGAGGACGGAGCGAGAGGCCCTTGCCTCTCCCTCAAAGGGCGCCCCCAAGCAGTCCCCCATCAGTGCTCCTGCCATACTCCCCCGGAACTTCCCTGCCAGTCCCTCCACTGCCTCTACCACAGCCATGCCTGTGTTGGGAAAGGAATCATGGTTATACTGGTCCAGGAATGAGTTGTATGCATCAGCCTATGAATAATAATCCTTTAGAAGATTCAatgactatatatttatatttttaacaagCATATTTTTCCTTGTCTCCTAATGATTGGTTTTCCATCTGATCTCtagtttatgataattacttaagACTTTGGATATTTAACATAATACAActatatgaaaacaaatatgCATTTTGttcaatctttatttttatcctaaATACAGCATCTAAGTACAAGTACAATAGTCACACATTTTTAGTATTCTTGGTAAATTAATAACACAAGGGATAATAATGTCAAATCTAAGTTACAGTAAAAACtggatattcatatatcattGCAGGAAATCACTAATTTTCAGATCTTTTACAAATTGTCTTATAATATCAGTCGGTGAAATGCACAAACAATAGCATtttctatactactactacacacaaaGTCTCAGAAGCTTCCTCAGTTTATGTGACTTCTAAGAGATTAGTCCAACAGTCCTACTTAAGGTTAATAAAGTATAATCTAGTAAACTTCTTGTCCTATAGctttcttttaattagaaaaaatgcTCTTGTCTCTTTAACTCAATAAAAATCTAAGAGCTTGTTTGACAACCTTGGTCTTCATCACTGGATAACACTTCCCTCACTCTTGCCATTTATGATTACAATGCAGCTTTGATTCTTAATGTGCCTGGTCATTTCTAACACTGACCTTTAACACCTCCGCAAAATTTTCACTTCCAGCTACAAAGTATGCCTAGCAAAACAAGGcataatggaaagaaagaagaaacaatccAAATGACTGGTCAACTGAATGACCAATTCTTACATACGTAAGGGAGAGTaccttattaaaaataaaatcaaagggaaatttACCATTCTGTTAGCCAAAAACAGAAATTAGTAGAAACTAAAAGTCATGCAATATGTACAGTAAAAGACTGTACATATAATAACACCATCATATCAAGAATCCCTAAATACTGTTCAACTAGCATGTGGATTCCACAGGCAACAAAAGGAATTAATTATTGATTTCATTTCATGTCAGCTAAAGCTGTTTTTTGTTACAAAAACAAGATCATGTCTAAATATTCATCACAATACACTTTCATTAACTGAGCCCTTTTTGATCTACTGGCGTCAAAATTAATCTctacaaaaagaaataaggaagccAGCTTGGGAAGTCTGTCCTATCTTTCATATGCATATCAAGATATCAAGACCAAACCctcaataaattaaaaattacattttttccactagaattagttttgttaatgctattcaCCAAATTTTCAAAAGCGCAAAATCAGTAATAGCTCTCACCATGGTTTTTACGAATGAGGTTCTTCAAGATCATGTTGCCGTTATCCTAATGCTCTAAATGCACCTCTGCAGTCAGGCCTCTTGCACTTTTCTGTATTAGTcagatatatcattatcaaaatatttttctcatctttgaaattttctatataatgtCAAAGAGTTATGCTTAATATTTGTTTCATACCTTTTAATAGTAACTTTGATTTTCTTTAAATCacaatcatttttgttatcatttttatttttctatcttcaattCCCAGTCTCTTAGTGTGACTAACAATATTTTACAGCAAATACAAAAGCATAATGTATTTCAGCAGAAACTGAGATGTgcattatatatcttcttatatcaAATCATCAATGGTCAAAGGGAAATATAATCATGCTATAAGAAGggtagaaaataaaggaagaaaagtcataactgaaaaataggaaaagtaaagatcaacaacaaataaagatacgtatttatataaatactctcATGTAAGATAATCACTGACAGATTATTATTTgaagtttctcaaaaaaaaaaaaaaaaaaaaaaaaaaaaaaaaaaaaaaaaattatatgacttTCGCTTTACACCAGTGATGCCAGTACATACAGCCCGCAATTACTTTAATTTagactatttatttgtttacatacacGACTCCACAAATGCTCAATCTCCAAGGACTCGGTTATTAGTTGTACCTGACCTCATctgttcacccttttccttcattttcagaaatattttacctaatttttattactattattattgttaatatcaacaataatcacaataccagtcttagtgatggtgatggtgatggtgatggtggtggtggtggtggtggtggtgatgatgatgatgatgatgatgatgatgatgatgatgatgatgatgatgatgatgatgatgatggtgatggtgatggtgatggtgatggtgatggtgatggtgatggtgatggtgatggtggtggtgatggtgatgtatatagatagatgtatagatatagatagatagacagatagatagatatagatatatacatatatagatatatacatatatatacacacacatatatagacatatatatatatatatatatatataatatatacacatatatatatatatacatatatacacatatatatatatacatatatacacatatatacatacacacaatcacacacacacacatatgtatgtatatatgtgtatgtatatatatgtataagggcacggtggccgaatggttagagcgtcggactcaagactgtcacgacggcaatctgaattcgagggttctagtcaccgacagccgcgttgtttcccttgggcaaggaacttcaccttgattgcctacctagccactgggtggccaagccagcccaagtcaagtgctggtcccaagcccggataaatagagagaatgattacctaaaaaggtaccaccggcactctccgtggaaaggaactggggaccctttcacgtactcactccaagagcatcacaaaaatgaaaactacaattaagtatcatgctgtgaccacggcggctcagacatgaacctaccgttaaaaagaagagatatatatatatatatatatatatatatatatatatatatatatatgtatatatgtgatatatatatatatatatatatatatatataatatatataatatatatgtatatgtatatgtatatatgtatatgtatatatacgtgtatatgtatatatgt
It encodes the following:
- the LOC119590022 gene encoding ADP-ribose glycohydrolase ARH3-like isoform X2, producing the protein MAVVEAVEGLAGKFRGSMAGALMGDCLGAPFEGEARASRSVLNSYFRRLADPGLKVPYKQYTDDTAMTRCVAQSLIDEKGYCATDMAKKFVKEYYNEPKRGYGSNVTDVFAALRATKFQDVYAPAGIQFGGRGSYGNGAAMRIAPVALFCYDAPDQEIVHIAKDSSLLTHANRLGYNGAVLQCLAVHQALHTPTNKLDSVKFIESLITKMKTVETPKEDDILDEGENPFTYVKKLEKLLELMEQGNSVTQNQVEDTLGVYISAHMSVPTAIYSFIRAINPVTNIESDNAFLRTIHYAISLGGDTDTIASMAGSIAGAYYGFSEIPESFHRHCEALSDAIEQADQLFKMRKAKSTET
- the LOC119590022 gene encoding ADP-ribose glycohydrolase ARH3-like isoform X1, whose product is MILKNLIRKNHGMAVVEAVEGLAGKFRGSMAGALMGDCLGAPFEGEARASRSVLNSYFRRLADPGLKVPYKQYTDDTAMTRCVAQSLIDEKGYCATDMAKKFVKEYYNEPKRGYGSNVTDVFAALRATKFQDVYAPAGIQFGGRGSYGNGAAMRIAPVALFCYDAPDQEIVHIAKDSSLLTHANRLGYNGAVLQCLAVHQALHTPTNKLDSVKFIESLITKMKTVETPKEDDILDEGENPFTYVKKLEKLLELMEQGNSVTQNQVEDTLGVYISAHMSVPTAIYSFIRAINPVTNIESDNAFLRTIHYAISLGGDTDTIASMAGSIAGAYYGFSEIPESFHRHCEALSDAIEQADQLFKMRKAKSTET